The Strix uralensis isolate ZFMK-TIS-50842 chromosome 13, bStrUra1, whole genome shotgun sequence genome window below encodes:
- the IL2RG gene encoding cytokine receptor common subunit gamma, with the protein MAVHAAFLASILLLLCGMGPCLAAAPSPSGVECVLFNEEYMTCMWGSRETLTANYSLYYWYENRSPVVECKHYLQDQGVSIGCYFNRSEIIQFQPFRVLINASLGSRTLKILSKPMELQDLVKPEAPVNLTIRNMSSNQLQLTWTSPYPKAQCLEHAVKYKSNKDTNWTEHQVKGDIFSFPSVDYEKYYTFYVRSKINSYCGSTQLWSEWSVPVIWGSNSTSKGTAEEQLHWFWIHTVLIPIASCLLLLVLVVLLVRMERVWVILMPRIPNPSKNFDELFITHNGNFQEWAGVPKDVVESFRPNYSENICYVSELPAKDSCEPLWESSNHPPSVMPGAPAAPREHSPYKNSYVGV; encoded by the exons ATGGCGGTGCATGCTGCCTTCCTTGcgtccatcctcctcctcctctgcggGATGGGCCCCTGCCttgctgctgcccccagcccttcAG GGGTGGAGTGTGTCCTCTTCAATGAGGAGTACATGACCTGCATGTGGGGAAGCAGAGAGACACTCACGGCCAACTACTCCCTCTACTACTG GTACGAGAACAGGTCCCCCGTGGTGGAGTGCAAGCACTACCTGCAGGACCAGGGTGTCAGCATTGGCTGCTACTTCAACCGGAGCgagatcatccagttccagcCTTTCCGTGTCCTCATCAATGCTAGCCTCGGCAGCAGGACCCTGAAGATCCTCAGCAAGCCCATGGAGCTGCAGGACTTGG TGAAACCAGAAGCACCCGTCAACCTGACTATCCGCAACATGAGCAGCAACCAGCTGCAGCTGACCTGGACCTCCCCGTACCCCAAAGCTCAGTGCCTGGAGCACGCTGTCAAGTACAAGAGCAACAAGGACACCAACTGGACG GAGCACCAGGTGAAAGGAGAcatcttctccttccccagcGTGGACTATGAGAAGTATTACACCTTCTATGTGCGCAGCAAGATTAACAGCTACTGTGGCAGCACCCAACTCTGGAGTGAGTGGAGCGTCCCTGTGATCTGGGGCAGCAACTCCACCAGCAAGG gcactgcagaggagcagctgcACTGGTTCTGGATCCACACAGTCTTGATCCCCATcgcctcctgcctgctcctgctggtcCTTGTCGTCCTGCTGGTGCGCATGGAAAG AGTGTGGGTCATCCTCATGCCCCGAATCCCCAACCCCAGCAAGAACTTTGACGAGCTCTTCATCACCCACAACGGCAACTTCCAG GAATGGGCCGGAGTCCCCAAAGACGTCGTGGAGAGCTTCAGGCCCAACTACAGCGAGAACATCTGCTATGTGAGCGAGCTGCCCGCCAAGGACAGCTGTGAGCCCCTCTGGGAGAGCAGCAACCACCCACCGTCTGTGATGCCCGGGGCCCCAGCTGCCCCTCGTGAGCACAGCCCCTACAAGAACAGCTACGTGGGAGTGTGA